A part of Paenibacillus sp. IHBB 10380 genomic DNA contains:
- a CDS encoding FecCD family ABC transporter permease, with product MRLRIPTSTLIIWTSPAIIGLTMLLSILYGAKSIDMNTIRDALFHFDPGNVDHQIIMRSRIPRAVGALLIGAFLAISGALMQGMTRNYLASPSIMGVTDGSAFAITIGMIFLPNSSNLEMILYSFVGSTLSIVIVFGLSLLLPGGLSPIKMAIIGTIIGTFLSSVSAALAIYFQISQNISFWYNARLHQMDPTLIKLAIPFAIVGILIALWASKSISILALGEDVAMGLGQNTMMIKFVTTLSVVILTGISVALAGKIGFVGLIVPHIARFLIGLDYKWIIPCSGLLGGIFLALCDVLSRFLNYPFEMPIGVVTALIGVPFFLYLTRTKGGGKFE from the coding sequence ATGCGATTAAGAATTCCTACATCTACCCTGATCATATGGACTTCACCGGCTATCATTGGGTTGACGATGTTGCTGTCGATCCTATATGGAGCCAAAAGCATAGACATGAATACGATTCGCGATGCACTGTTCCATTTTGATCCAGGTAATGTAGATCATCAGATCATTATGCGGTCTCGAATTCCAAGAGCGGTCGGAGCTCTATTGATTGGAGCCTTTCTAGCCATATCCGGGGCACTTATGCAGGGGATGACAAGAAATTATCTTGCATCCCCTTCTATTATGGGGGTTACCGATGGATCAGCATTTGCCATTACGATAGGCATGATATTCTTGCCTAATTCATCTAATTTGGAAATGATATTGTACTCATTTGTGGGGTCGACACTTAGCATTGTCATCGTTTTTGGTCTGTCACTCCTACTACCCGGGGGACTATCGCCTATTAAGATGGCAATTATAGGTACGATTATAGGCACGTTTCTGAGCAGTGTTTCCGCAGCGTTAGCGATCTATTTCCAAATCTCGCAAAATATTAGTTTCTGGTACAATGCGCGCTTACATCAGATGGACCCTACACTTATTAAGCTAGCGATCCCATTTGCAATTGTCGGAATTCTGATAGCGCTCTGGGCTTCTAAGTCGATATCGATTCTTGCTCTAGGTGAAGATGTTGCTATGGGCTTGGGACAAAATACAATGATGATTAAGTTCGTTACTACATTGAGCGTTGTTATTCTAACAGGGATATCGGTAGCCTTAGCAGGTAAAATAGGTTTTGTCGGCTTGATTGTTCCTCATATTGCGCGGTTCTTGATAGGGCTCGATTATAAATGGATCATTCCATGCTCGGGTTTACTTGGCGGGATCTTCTTAGCGCTTTGCGATGTACTCAGCCGTTTTCTCAATTATCCGTTTGAGATGCCGATTGGAGTGGTGACTGCATTGATTGGCGTTCCTTTCTTTCTCTATTTAACAAGAACGAAGGGAGGCGGGAAGTTTGAATAA